A single genomic interval of Macadamia integrifolia cultivar HAES 741 chromosome 6, SCU_Mint_v3, whole genome shotgun sequence harbors:
- the LOC122081944 gene encoding endoglucanase 1-like, whose amino-acid sequence MALTKQVSPILLHLLCLTFWVLLLCCSAFNSNDYANALEKSILFFEGQRSGKLPSDQQLTWRGNSGLSDGSFYHVDLVGGYYDAGDNVKFGLPMAFTTTMLAWSVIEFGSSMKDQIQNAQAAIRWSTDYLLKASTATPATLYVQVGEPNMDHRCWERPEDMDTPRNVYKVSTQNPGSDVAAETAAALAAASIVFKDSDPSYSTKLLKTSIEVFDFADRYRGSYSDSLSSVVCPFYCSYSGYHDELLWGASWIHRASQNSSYLAYIQSNGHTLGADEDDYSFSWDDKRVGTKILLSKDFLEKRLEEFQSYKVHADNYICSLIPGTSSFQAQYTPGGLLYKESESNLQYVTSTAFLLLTYAEYLSSNGGVASCGTSTVTAANLISLAKKQVDYILGQNPEKMSYMVGFGEKYPQHVHHRGSSLPSIHAHPQHIACNDGFQYLYSSSPNPNILVGAVLGGPDNKDSFSDDRNNYQQAEPATYINAPLVGALAFFAATPTT is encoded by the exons ATGGCTCTCACAAAACAAGTTTCTCCAATCCTCCTGCATCTCCTTTGCCTGACCTTTTGGGTGCTTCTGTTGTGTTGCTCTGCCTTCAATTCCAATGATTATGCTAATGCTCTAGAGAAATCCATTCTCTTCTTTGAAGGCCAACGATCAGGAAAATTACCTTCTGATCAGCAACTCACATGGAGGGGCAATTCCGGGTTATCCGATGGCTCCTTTTATCAT GTGGATCTGGTAGGTGGATATTACGATGCAGGAGATAATGTCAAGTTTGGTCTGCCTATGGCCTTCACGACCACAATGCTGGCATGGAGTGTCATCGAGTTTGGTAGCTCCATGAAGGATCAGATTCAAAATGCTCAAGCTGCTATAAGATGGAGCACAGATTATCTTCTGAAAGCATCAACTGCCACCCCAGCCACCTTATACGTTCAA GTTGGAGAACCCAACATGGATCACCGGTGCTGGGAGAGGCCTGAAGACATGGACACACCTCGTAATGTATACAAGGTTTCTACGCAAAATCCGGGATCTGATGTCGCTGCAGAGACTGCAGCTGCATTGGCTGCTGCTTCTATTGTGTTCAAAGACTCCGATCCTTCTTACTCTACCAAATTGTTAAAAACCTCCATTGAG GTCTTCGACTTTGCAGACAGATACAGGGGATCTTACAGTGACTCTCTCAGTTCTGTCGTGTGCCCGTTTTACTGCTCTTACTCTGGATACCAT GATGAGCTTCTATGGGGAGCTTCATGGATCCATAGAGCCTCACAAAACAGTTCATACTTGGCTTACATCCAATCCAACGGCCACACGCTTGGTGCAGACGAAGACGACTACTCATTCAGTTGGGATGACAAGCGAGTCGGAACCAAAATCCTTCTCTCCAAG GACTTCTTGGAGAAGAGATTGGAAGAATTTCAGTCATATAAAGTACATGCAGACAACTACATCTGCTCTCTGATCCCTGGAACATCCAGTTTCCAGGCCCAATATACACCAG GGGGACTTCTCTACAAAGAAAGTGAGAGCAATCTCCAATACGTTACCTCCACAGCTTTCCTCCTCTTGACATATGCGGAATATCTGAGTTCGAATGGTGGGGTTGCGTCGTGTGGGACCTCAACAGTCACAGCTGCAAACCTCATCTCACTGGCAAAGAAGCAAGTGGACTACATTTTGGGCCAGAACCCAGAGAAAATGTCATACATGGTGGGGTTTGGGGAGAAGTACCCGCAGCATGTGCATCACAGGGGCTCCTCCTTGCCATCTATTCACGCACACCCTCAACATATCGCCTGCAATGATGGGTTCCAGTATCTATACTCCAGCTCCCCCAATCCAAACATCCTCGTTGGAGCAGTGTTAGGCGGTCCTGATAATAAAGACAGCTTCTCCGATGACAGGAACAACTACCAGCAGGCTGAGCCAGCCACTTATATTAATGCACCACTCGTTGGTGCTCTTGCATTCTTTGCAGCAACACCGACGACTTAA
- the LOC122082506 gene encoding protein CANDIDATE G-PROTEIN COUPLED RECEPTOR 7-like, translated as MVISSRSSPLLSVVIVVAFFFSFAFAEIRYSEIRSDDRSIIPFDEFGFTHTGRLELSVSQISLSNPSPEIDLQQVGFFLSTRDSWIHVLQQIQDLDITCALQSDLVKVVYTFDHLKGAKSFDLVVTETDANQFTLVFANCLQQLQVSMDVRSAMYNLDPKTGQRDYLSAGVTILPRIYFLFFLIYFSMAGLWIYVLYKKRLTVFRIHFFMLAVVLLKALNLICEAEDKSYIKRTGSAHGWDVLFYIFSFLKGITLFTLIVLIGTGWSFVKPYLQDKEKKVLMIVIPLQVVANIAQVVIDESGPYAQDWITWKQVFLLVDVICCCAVLFPIVWSIKNLREAARTDGKAAVNLMKLTLFRQYYIVVICYIYFTRVVVYALVTITSYRYMWTSVVAGELATLAFYVFTGYKFRPEVHNPYFVIDDEEEEAAAEALKLEDEFEL; from the coding sequence ATGGTGATCTCTTCTCGATCCTCTCCTCTGCTCTctgttgtcattgttgttgcGTTCTTCTTCTCGTTCGCATTCGCTGAGATTCGTTACTCGGAGATCCGGTCCGACGATCGATCCATAATCCCTTTCGATGAGTTCGGATTCACGCATACAGGTCGCCTCGAGCTCAGTGTCTCCCAAATTTCACTCTCTAACCCCAGTCCGGAAATCGATCTCCAACAGGTTGGGTTTTTCCTCAGTACCAGAGATTCCTGGATCCATGTCCTCCAACAGATCCAGGATCTGGACATAACCTGTGCTCTCCAATCCGATCTTGTCAAGGTTGTCTACACCTTTGATCATCTCAAAGGTGCTAAAAGCTTCGATCTTGTCGTTACGGAGACTGATGCGAATCAGTTCACTCTTGTCTTCGCCAACTGCCTTCAGCAACTTCAGGTCTCTATGGATGTTCGGTCCGCGATGTATAATTTGGACCCAAAGACTGGTCAACGGGACTACTTGTCGGCCGGCGTGACCATTCTTCCAAGAATTTACTTTCTgtttttcttgatttatttcTCTATGGCTGGTCTTTGGATCTATGTCCTTTACAAGAAGCGATTGACTGTCTTCCGGATACATTTTTTTATGCTTGCCGTTGTCCTCCTGAAGGCGCTCAATCTTATCTGTGAGGCAGAGGACAAATCGTACATTAAGCGCACCGGCAGCGCTCACGGTTGGGATGTCCTGTTTTACATTTTCAGCTTTTTGAAAGGGATTACGCTCTTCACCTTGATTGTTTTGATTGGCACGGGCTGGTCCTTTGTGAAACCCTACCTgcaagacaaggagaagaaGGTCTTGATGATTGTGATCCCTCTCCAGGTTGTTGCGAATATAGCGCAGGTCGTGATAGATGAGAGCGGGCCCTATGCACAGGACTGGATTACGTGGAAACAGGTTTTCCTGCTTGTTGATGTTATTTGCTGTTGCGCTGTGCTGTTCCCTATTGTGTGGTCCATTAAGAACCTGCGTGAGGCTGCTCGCACTGATGGAAAGGCTGCCGTAAACTTGATGAAGTTGACGCTGTTCCGGCAATACTACATTGTTGTTATCTGCTACATTTACTTCACTCGCGTTGTGGTTTACGCCTTGGTGACTATCACGTCATACCGCTATATGTGGACCAGTGTGGTCGCTGGAGAATTGGCTACTCTTGCATTCTACGTATTCACGGGCTATAAATTCCGGCCTGAGGTGCACAATCCATATTTTGTaattgatgatgaagaggagGAGGCTGCGGCTGAAGCCTTGAAGCTGGAAGATGAGTTTGAGTTGTGA
- the LOC122081946 gene encoding beta-carotene isomerase D27, chloroplastic isoform X1, with the protein MVVLINLQGVGVGCPHPPPTPVPTMLAGYPHGHHTSGRWRRRRNGDFVLRCAIAEPSGEPAPLGQKTQYRDGLLEKAFMALFARKMKKYAASPNTSTALSAWNFDYDTFVDVSRRVMQGRSRLQQQEVVREVLLSMLPPGAPAQFRKLFPPTKWAAEFNAALTVPFFHWLVGPSEVVEVEVNGVKQRSGVHIKKCRYLENSGCVGMCVNMCKIPTQDFFTNEFGLPLTMNPNFEDMSCEMVYGQVPPPFEEDPVSKQPCYANLCSVANPSSSVCPKLQA; encoded by the exons ATGGTAGTTCTTATCAACTTGCAAGGGGTAGGGGTAGGatgtcctcatcctcctcccaCTCCCGTTCCCACCATGCTTGCTGGTTATCCACATGGACATCATACGAGTGGGAGATGGAGGAGGCGGAGGAACGGTGACTTTGTGCTCCGATGCGCAATTGCGGAACCATCGGGAGAGCCGGCTCCACTGGGGCAGAAGACACAGTACAGAGATGGGTTATTAGAGAAGGCTTTCATGGCTCTGTTCGCCCGCAAGATGAAGAAATATGCTGCTTCCCCCAACACCAGCACTGCGCTTTCTGCTTGGAATTTCGACTACGACACCTTCGTGGATGTATCGAGAAGGGTAATGCAAGGAAGGTCTCGCTTGCAACAGCAGGAAGTAGTACGAGAAGTCCTCCTTTCTATGCTGCCTCCCGGTGCTCCTGCTCAG TTCCGAAAATTGTTTCCACCTACGAAATGGGCTGCAGAGTTCAATGCTGCATTGACAGTTCCTTTCTTCCACTGGTTGGTTGGACCCTCTGAG GTTGTGGAAGTGGAGGTAAATGGAGTGAAGCAACGAAGTGGAGTCCATATAAAGAAGTGCAG GTACTTGGAGAATAGTGGTTGCGTTGGAATGTGCGTGAATATGTGCAAGATCCCTACTCAAGATTTTTTCACCAATGAATTTGGACTTCCCTTAACAATGAACCCAA attttGAAGATATGAGTTGCGAAATGGTGTATGGACAAGTGCCACCTCCCTTTGAAGAGGACCCAGTGTCCAAACAGCCTTGTTATGCTAACCTGT GTTCTGTGGCAAATCCCAGCTCCAGTGTTTGCCCTAAATTACAGGCGTGA
- the LOC122081946 gene encoding beta-carotene isomerase D27, chloroplastic isoform X3 — protein sequence MVVLINLQGVGVGCPHPPPTPVPTMLAGYPHGHHTSGRWRRRRNGDFVLRCAIAEPSGEPAPLGQKTQYRDGLLEKAFMALFARKMKKYAASPNTSTALSAWNFDYDTFVDVSRRVMQGRSRLQQQEVVREVLLSMLPPGAPAQFRKLFPPTKWAAEFNAALTVPFFHWLVGPSEVVEVEVNGVKQRSGVHIKKCSHFHQLLHATDIDLSNWHGYLSLKNLPMIPLTQ from the exons ATGGTAGTTCTTATCAACTTGCAAGGGGTAGGGGTAGGatgtcctcatcctcctcccaCTCCCGTTCCCACCATGCTTGCTGGTTATCCACATGGACATCATACGAGTGGGAGATGGAGGAGGCGGAGGAACGGTGACTTTGTGCTCCGATGCGCAATTGCGGAACCATCGGGAGAGCCGGCTCCACTGGGGCAGAAGACACAGTACAGAGATGGGTTATTAGAGAAGGCTTTCATGGCTCTGTTCGCCCGCAAGATGAAGAAATATGCTGCTTCCCCCAACACCAGCACTGCGCTTTCTGCTTGGAATTTCGACTACGACACCTTCGTGGATGTATCGAGAAGGGTAATGCAAGGAAGGTCTCGCTTGCAACAGCAGGAAGTAGTACGAGAAGTCCTCCTTTCTATGCTGCCTCCCGGTGCTCCTGCTCAG TTCCGAAAATTGTTTCCACCTACGAAATGGGCTGCAGAGTTCAATGCTGCATTGACAGTTCCTTTCTTCCACTGGTTGGTTGGACCCTCTGAG GTTGTGGAAGTGGAGGTAAATGGAGTGAAGCAACGAAGTGGAGTCCATATAAAGAAGTGCAG TCACTTCCACCAATTACTTCATGCAACTGATATAGATCTAAGCAATTGGCATGGATATTTGTCTCTTAAAAACCTGCCGATGATTCCTTTAACTCAGTGA
- the LOC122081946 gene encoding beta-carotene isomerase D27, chloroplastic isoform X2, translated as MVVLINLQGVGVGCPHPPPTPVPTMLAGYPHGHHTSGRWRRRRNGDFVLRCAIAEPSGEPAPLGQKTQYRDGLLEKAFMALFARKMKKYAASPNTSTALSAWNFDYDTFVDVSRRVMQGRSRLQQQEVVREVLLSMLPPGAPAQFRKLFPPTKWAAEFNAALTVPFFHWLVGPSEVVEVEVNGVKQRSGVHIKKCRINSHFHQLLHATDIDLSNWHGYLSLKNLPMIPLTQ; from the exons ATGGTAGTTCTTATCAACTTGCAAGGGGTAGGGGTAGGatgtcctcatcctcctcccaCTCCCGTTCCCACCATGCTTGCTGGTTATCCACATGGACATCATACGAGTGGGAGATGGAGGAGGCGGAGGAACGGTGACTTTGTGCTCCGATGCGCAATTGCGGAACCATCGGGAGAGCCGGCTCCACTGGGGCAGAAGACACAGTACAGAGATGGGTTATTAGAGAAGGCTTTCATGGCTCTGTTCGCCCGCAAGATGAAGAAATATGCTGCTTCCCCCAACACCAGCACTGCGCTTTCTGCTTGGAATTTCGACTACGACACCTTCGTGGATGTATCGAGAAGGGTAATGCAAGGAAGGTCTCGCTTGCAACAGCAGGAAGTAGTACGAGAAGTCCTCCTTTCTATGCTGCCTCCCGGTGCTCCTGCTCAG TTCCGAAAATTGTTTCCACCTACGAAATGGGCTGCAGAGTTCAATGCTGCATTGACAGTTCCTTTCTTCCACTGGTTGGTTGGACCCTCTGAG GTTGTGGAAGTGGAGGTAAATGGAGTGAAGCAACGAAGTGGAGTCCATATAAAGAAGTGCAG AATCAACAGTCACTTCCACCAATTACTTCATGCAACTGATATAGATCTAAGCAATTGGCATGGATATTTGTCTCTTAAAAACCTGCCGATGATTCCTTTAACTCAGTGA
- the LOC122081947 gene encoding uncharacterized protein LOC122081947, whose translation MEVATKIAALPIPARPRPYLNMLRGRRRKSTFLSVTDLTQQLRWCGGAFAVSARQQRRPNCTAGQEEVAEEMGDVGQAVLAAFKSGVPKPKNSRISRELGGTDERRSAGGRTETALSGSDVLLALQRTAEAGKVKGSRKRRKNGRGGVAQEEDAMDYSSVRPLNINRDWGVKLDNLERRLQDLLQF comes from the coding sequence ATGGAAGTGGCAACCAAGATTGCGGCTTTACCAATCCCAGCGAGACCCAGGCCTTACTTGAACATGTTGAGAGGGAGACGAAGGAAATCCACTTTCCTGTCAGTGACGGACCTGACCCAGCAGCTCAGGTGGTGTGGTGGTGCCTTCGCCGTGTCGGCCAGGCAGCAGCGGAGGCCTAACTGTACGGCGGGCCAAGAGGAAGTTGCGGAAGAGATGGGGGACGTAGGCCAGGCCGTGCTTGCCGCCTTCAAATCGGGGGTTCCAAAGCCCAAGAACTCGAGGATTTCAAGGGAATTAGGAGGAACGGACGAGAGAAGAAGCGCAGGGGGAAGAACGGAGACAGCGCTAAGTGGATCGGATGTCCTGTTGGCATTACAGAGGACGGCGGAGGCTGGGAAGGTCAAGGGCAGTAGGAAGCGGCGGAAAAATGGACGAGGAGGAGTGGCACAAGAGGAGGATGCCATGGACTATAGCAGCGTTCGTCCGTTGAACATAAACAGGGATTGGGGAGTTAAGTTAGACAACCTGGAGAGGCGTCTCCAGGATCTTCTGCAATTTTGA